In Hoeflea ulvae, one genomic interval encodes:
- the mscL gene encoding large conductance mechanosensitive channel protein MscL: MLNEFKAFIAKGNVMDLAVGVIIGGAFGLIVSSLVDDIIMPIVGAIFGGIDFSNFFIPLASGVTATTLEAAKEQGAVLAYGNFLTVLINFLILAWIIFLMVRAVNSLRKEEEVAPAAPAAPPADIALLSEIRDLLKK; the protein is encoded by the coding sequence ATGTTGAACGAGTTCAAGGCATTTATCGCCAAGGGCAATGTCATGGATCTGGCCGTCGGTGTCATCATCGGCGGTGCTTTCGGCCTGATCGTCTCATCCCTGGTGGATGACATCATCATGCCAATCGTCGGCGCCATTTTCGGCGGCATCGATTTTTCCAATTTCTTCATCCCGCTTGCGAGCGGTGTGACGGCAACCACGCTGGAAGCTGCGAAGGAACAGGGCGCTGTGCTGGCCTACGGCAATTTCCTCACGGTTCTGATCAATTTCCTGATCCTGGCCTGGATCATCTTCCTGATGGTCAGGGCGGTCAATTCGCTGCGCAAGGAAGAAGAGGTCGCTCCGGCCGCACCTGCTGCGCCGCCTGCTGACATCGCGCTTCTCAGCGAAATCCGTGATCTCTTGAAGAAGTAA
- a CDS encoding DUF2948 family protein has protein sequence MDSLKLIALDDADLAVISACLQDAVFKTGDTAFLGKDQTFTLEANRFVWEEGKDKKTFERRRAVLAVKQVQAVRSRGIDLKDADTVHALLAVTFVAGDEAPSGAIELVLSGGGVIRLEVDCVEVQFADIGGGWETKFKPRHPVGG, from the coding sequence ATGGACAGTCTGAAACTGATCGCCCTTGACGACGCAGACCTGGCTGTAATTTCCGCTTGTCTGCAAGACGCCGTCTTCAAGACCGGCGACACCGCCTTTCTGGGCAAGGACCAGACCTTTACCCTCGAGGCCAACCGCTTTGTCTGGGAAGAGGGAAAGGACAAGAAGACCTTCGAACGCCGCCGTGCGGTTCTGGCGGTCAAGCAGGTGCAGGCGGTCCGGTCGCGCGGCATCGATCTCAAGGACGCCGACACGGTGCATGCGCTGCTGGCCGTGACCTTCGTGGCCGGCGACGAGGCGCCCTCCGGCGCTATCGAGCTGGTGCTGTCGGGCGGCGGGGTGATTCGCCTGGAAGTCGATTGTGTTGAAGTCCAGTTCGCCGATATTGGCGGTGGCTGGGAAACCAAGTTCAAGCCGCGCCATCCGGTCGGCGGTTGA
- a CDS encoding LysR family transcriptional regulator, whose protein sequence is MNLRQLHYFARAVETRNLTKAAEMLSVAQPALGFQIKLLEEELGVPLLIRHSRGVSPTTPGNLLYDRALEILNYVENTRQEISAFGNGERESLILGLTNGTTALLGMDILKDVRKAIPHLQLSLVEEMSVLLIDALERNEIDVAIAYDVPDKPNLIRVPLMSEEVLFLQSAAEEHETDPMTFSEAVKHPLALANERDNIRQNVQETADRLGLSVEIVYEAQSITMLKQLVAEGGVATIMPYASAIDEITLGGLRMRRIFDPPIKRTLFLVTTSRRIPLSQEAAFLDFLGAAILRFSEALGPLAEPFPVLKQGLSQAYSTHT, encoded by the coding sequence TTGAATCTGCGCCAACTGCATTATTTCGCAAGAGCTGTCGAAACCCGGAACCTGACCAAGGCGGCCGAAATGCTGTCCGTTGCGCAGCCGGCCTTGGGGTTTCAGATCAAGCTGCTCGAAGAGGAACTCGGCGTTCCGCTTCTGATCAGGCATTCGCGCGGAGTCTCGCCCACGACGCCTGGCAACCTGCTTTACGACCGGGCGCTGGAAATCTTGAACTATGTCGAGAACACTCGGCAAGAGATCTCGGCTTTTGGCAACGGCGAGCGCGAAAGCCTTATTTTGGGACTTACCAACGGCACCACTGCTCTGCTCGGCATGGACATCCTGAAGGACGTCCGCAAGGCAATTCCACATCTGCAATTGAGCCTCGTGGAAGAGATGAGCGTTCTGCTGATTGACGCGCTGGAGCGTAATGAGATCGACGTGGCCATTGCCTATGACGTGCCTGACAAGCCGAACCTGATCAGGGTTCCGTTGATGAGTGAAGAGGTGCTGTTTCTGCAATCTGCCGCAGAAGAGCACGAGACTGACCCCATGACCTTTTCAGAGGCCGTGAAACATCCTTTGGCTCTTGCCAATGAACGCGATAATATTCGGCAAAATGTGCAGGAGACAGCGGACAGACTCGGCCTCTCCGTCGAAATCGTTTACGAAGCTCAGTCGATCACCATGCTGAAACAACTCGTGGCCGAAGGCGGGGTTGCAACGATCATGCCTTACGCCAGCGCGATTGACGAAATCACTCTGGGCGGTCTCCGCATGCGGCGTATATTTGACCCGCCGATAAAGCGAACGCTCTTTCTTGTGACAACGTCTCGACGAATACCGCTCTCACAAGAAGCTGCTTTTCTTGATTTTCTGGGTGCGGCGATCTTGCGCTTCAGCGAAGCGCTCGGTCCATTGGCCGAGCCGTTTCCGGTGCTCAAGCAAGGCCTTTCACAAGCATATTCGACGCACACCTGA
- the hisD gene encoding histidinol dehydrogenase, with the protein MVLRLDYRQPDFEARFAAFLTTKREVSADVETDVRAIVSEVRARGDEALHDFSQRFDGIDTRKLGLAVAAEEIEAAYRSADPDIIAALEFAHDRIVSHHQRQMPQDDRYVDALGVELGSRWTAIEAVGLYVPGGTASYPSSVLMNAVPAKVAGVERIVMVVPARDGALNPVVLAAARIAGVSEIYRIGGAQAIAALAYGTETIRPVAKIMGPGNAWVAAAKRQVFGTVGIDMIAGPSEVLVMADPDNNPDWIAADLLAQAEHDAGAQSILMTRDAGFGEAVVEAVERQLATLSRSETARRSWADFGAVIVVPGWDVAVPLADRIAAEHLEIATDDAETLAARIRNAGAIFIGRHTPEVIGDYVGGSNHVLPTARSARFSSGLSVLDYVKRTSILRLGAEQLQSLGPAAITLARAEGLDAHARSVSIRMNSRDGGLGQE; encoded by the coding sequence TTGGTACTGAGGCTTGATTACCGGCAGCCGGATTTCGAGGCCCGTTTCGCCGCATTCCTGACCACCAAGCGCGAGGTTTCGGCAGATGTCGAAACCGATGTGCGCGCCATTGTCAGCGAAGTCCGCGCGCGCGGCGATGAAGCCCTGCATGATTTCAGCCAGCGCTTTGACGGGATCGATACCCGCAAGCTCGGTCTTGCCGTTGCTGCGGAGGAGATCGAAGCGGCCTACCGGTCGGCCGATCCGGACATCATCGCAGCCCTTGAATTTGCCCATGACCGGATTGTGAGCCACCACCAGCGGCAAATGCCGCAGGACGACCGCTATGTCGATGCGCTCGGCGTCGAACTCGGGTCGCGCTGGACGGCCATCGAGGCGGTGGGGCTCTATGTGCCTGGCGGCACCGCAAGCTATCCCAGTTCGGTGCTGATGAACGCGGTGCCGGCCAAGGTAGCGGGCGTCGAACGCATCGTCATGGTGGTGCCGGCGCGCGATGGCGCGCTCAATCCGGTGGTGCTGGCCGCGGCCCGGATCGCCGGCGTCAGCGAGATCTACCGCATCGGCGGCGCCCAGGCGATCGCCGCACTTGCCTATGGCACCGAAACCATCCGCCCGGTTGCCAAGATCATGGGGCCGGGCAATGCCTGGGTCGCTGCCGCCAAGCGCCAGGTGTTCGGCACGGTCGGCATCGACATGATCGCCGGCCCGTCGGAAGTGCTGGTGATGGCCGATCCCGACAACAATCCCGACTGGATCGCCGCCGATCTTCTGGCCCAGGCCGAGCATGATGCCGGGGCGCAATCGATCCTGATGACCCGCGACGCCGGCTTTGGCGAAGCGGTGGTCGAGGCGGTCGAGCGCCAGCTTGCGACGCTGAGCCGTTCCGAGACCGCGCGCAGGAGCTGGGCCGATTTCGGCGCGGTCATTGTCGTGCCGGGCTGGGATGTCGCCGTGCCGCTGGCCGACCGGATTGCCGCCGAGCACCTGGAAATCGCCACCGATGACGCCGAGACGCTGGCCGCCCGGATCCGCAATGCCGGTGCCATCTTCATTGGCCGCCACACGCCGGAAGTGATCGGCGATTATGTCGGCGGTTCCAACCATGTTTTGCCCACCGCGCGCTCGGCCCGGTTCTCGTCCGGCCTGTCAGTGCTTGACTATGTCAAGCGCACCTCGATTCTCAGGCTCGGTGCGGAGCAGTTGCAGTCGCTCGGCCCTGCTGCCATAACCTTGGCAAGGGCGGAAGGGCTCGATGCCCATGCCCGCTCGGTGTCGATCAGGATGAACAGCCGCGACGGGGGGCTCGGGCAGGAATGA
- a CDS encoding Maf-like protein — protein MARSQKLILASGSPRRVELLDQAGIAPDRLMPMDLDEAPQRSEHPRSLARRLSREKAEAALAETRLDPARAGAYILAADTVVAVGRRILPKAEQIDEASNALYLLSGRNHRVFTGICLVTPDRTIRQKIVETRVRFKRLSKIEIESYLASGQWRGKAGGYAIQGLAGTFVVKLVGSYTNVVGLPLYETTALLTGEGYDVHFKWLEG, from the coding sequence ATGGCACGATCGCAAAAACTCATCCTCGCTTCCGGTTCGCCGCGCCGGGTTGAACTGCTCGACCAGGCCGGCATCGCCCCCGACAGGCTGATGCCGATGGATCTCGACGAGGCTCCGCAGCGCTCGGAGCACCCGCGCTCGCTGGCGCGGCGACTTTCGCGCGAGAAGGCGGAAGCTGCCCTTGCCGAAACGCGGCTGGATCCTGCCCGGGCCGGCGCCTATATCCTGGCCGCCGACACGGTTGTCGCGGTTGGTCGCCGGATCCTGCCCAAGGCTGAACAGATCGACGAGGCCTCAAACGCTCTCTATCTGCTGTCGGGCCGCAACCATCGTGTCTTCACCGGCATCTGCCTGGTGACGCCCGACCGCACCATCCGTCAGAAGATCGTCGAGACCCGGGTGCGCTTCAAGCGCCTGTCGAAGATCGAGATCGAAAGCTACCTGGCCTCGGGCCAGTGGCGCGGCAAGGCCGGCGGCTATGCCATTCAGGGCCTTGCCGGAACCTTCGTGGTCAAGTTGGTCGGCTCCTACACCAATGTCGTCGGCCTGCCGCTCTACGAGACCACGGCGCTGCTGACCGGCGAAGGTTATGATGTGCATTTCAAATGGCTTGAAGGCTGA
- the yacG gene encoding DNA gyrase inhibitor YacG — protein MTDGKVTPLRKAQPCPECGRPSVRASYPFCSERCRAVDLNRWLVGGYAIPVTEEEDNQDEDFDDRG, from the coding sequence ATGACTGACGGCAAAGTGACCCCGCTGCGCAAAGCCCAGCCGTGCCCGGAATGCGGGCGCCCCTCGGTGCGCGCCAGCTATCCCTTCTGTTCCGAGCGCTGCCGCGCGGTCGATCTCAACCGCTGGCTGGTGGGTGGCTACGCCATTCCGGTCACCGAGGAAGAGGACAATCAGGACGAGGATTTCGACGACCGCGGCTGA
- a CDS encoding Bug family tripartite tricarboxylate transporter substrate binding protein: protein MTLNSNLNRRRFIQSTAAGVAVLSTPSILYAQGYPSGPVTIVCGFSPGGTTDALARMVANYMSQKFGQPFVVENITGAAGTIGMTSVANAEPDGQTLLFTAVGQIAVSPHTFPGLTVDPVNGLEHISMLAEGDFVLTVNPEVPVQNIAEFIALAKEKPNSMFYGTAGAGGNLHLFLEAFLLAADVKLKGVHYSGGSALMPDVLNNQVQLALSSYPVAGPQIEAGNLRPLLIIGKQRNANLPDVPTAAEAGLPELSTLNDWFGLHAPAGTPDSIIQALAEGMKEAAETDEIKARLQSGALRTAASTPEEFRARIEKDFEYYGRVAKEANVIVQ, encoded by the coding sequence ATGACCCTGAATTCGAATCTTAACCGGCGGCGCTTTATTCAATCAACGGCGGCGGGTGTGGCCGTGCTGTCGACACCGTCGATCCTGTATGCCCAAGGATATCCCAGCGGACCAGTGACAATCGTATGCGGATTCTCGCCTGGCGGTACGACCGACGCATTGGCGCGCATGGTTGCCAATTACATGAGCCAGAAGTTCGGTCAGCCTTTCGTGGTCGAGAACATAACCGGTGCTGCAGGCACAATCGGCATGACTTCTGTGGCCAACGCCGAACCCGATGGCCAGACTCTGCTTTTTACTGCCGTCGGGCAGATCGCCGTATCGCCTCATACCTTCCCCGGCCTGACGGTCGATCCGGTGAACGGCCTCGAGCATATCTCGATGCTGGCCGAAGGTGATTTCGTTTTGACCGTGAACCCGGAAGTTCCGGTACAGAACATTGCTGAGTTCATCGCACTGGCCAAGGAGAAGCCTAACTCGATGTTCTATGGTACCGCTGGTGCGGGCGGTAACTTGCATCTGTTTCTTGAAGCGTTCCTGCTTGCCGCGGATGTCAAGTTGAAGGGTGTCCACTATTCCGGCGGTTCTGCGCTGATGCCTGACGTCCTGAACAATCAGGTTCAGCTTGCCCTGAGTTCCTATCCTGTTGCTGGTCCACAAATAGAGGCGGGCAATTTGCGTCCACTGCTGATCATCGGGAAACAGCGCAACGCGAACCTGCCGGACGTGCCGACCGCCGCAGAAGCGGGCCTTCCGGAACTGTCAACCCTCAACGACTGGTTCGGACTGCATGCGCCCGCCGGAACGCCGGACAGTATCATCCAGGCGCTTGCAGAGGGCATGAAAGAAGCCGCCGAGACGGACGAGATCAAAGCCCGGCTGCAATCGGGTGCCCTGCGTACGGCCGCGAGCACACCCGAAGAGTTTCGGGCACGGATCGAAAAGGACTTCGAGTACTACGGACGCGTGGCCAAGGAAGCCAACGTGATCGTACAATAG
- the murA gene encoding UDP-N-acetylglucosamine 1-carboxyvinyltransferase, which produces MDRIRIVGGNPLNGVIPISGAKNAALPLMIASLLTDDTLTLENLPHLADVEQLQRILGNHGVDIAVVGRRERQDTAYARTVHFTARTIVDTTAPYELVSKMRASFWVIGPLLARMGVAKVSLPGGCAIGTRPVDLFIDGLRHLGAEINIENGYVDARAPKGLIGGRYVFPKVSVGATHVMLMAATLAKGQTVIENAAREPEVVDLANCLIAMGAKISGAGTSTITIDGVTSLSGARHRVLPDRIETGTYAMAVAMTGGDVLLENTSSSLLENALLALRRTGTEITQEEGGIRVRRNGGDILPVDVTTDPFPGFPTDLQAQFMALMSRASGVSHITETIFENRFMHVQELARLGANISLSGQTATVTGVPTLRGAPVMATDLRASVSLVIAGLAAEGETVVNRVYHLDRGFERLEEKLTNCGAVVERVSE; this is translated from the coding sequence ATGGATCGCATCAGGATCGTTGGCGGAAACCCGCTCAATGGCGTCATTCCGATTTCCGGCGCGAAGAACGCGGCGCTGCCGCTGATGATCGCTTCGCTGCTTACCGATGATACGCTGACGCTGGAGAACCTGCCGCATCTGGCCGATGTCGAGCAGTTGCAGCGCATTCTCGGCAATCACGGCGTCGATATCGCCGTCGTCGGCCGCCGCGAGCGCCAGGATACAGCCTATGCCCGCACGGTGCATTTTACCGCCCGCACCATTGTCGACACCACCGCGCCCTATGAGCTTGTCTCGAAGATGCGCGCCAGTTTCTGGGTGATAGGGCCGCTGCTGGCCCGCATGGGCGTGGCCAAGGTCTCGCTGCCCGGCGGCTGCGCCATCGGCACACGCCCGGTTGACCTGTTCATTGACGGCCTTCGCCATCTCGGCGCCGAGATCAACATCGAGAACGGCTATGTCGATGCCCGCGCCCCCAAGGGCCTGATCGGTGGCCGCTACGTGTTTCCGAAGGTCTCTGTCGGCGCCACCCATGTTATGCTGATGGCGGCGACGCTGGCCAAGGGCCAGACGGTGATTGAAAACGCTGCGCGCGAGCCTGAAGTCGTCGATCTTGCCAATTGCCTGATCGCCATGGGCGCAAAGATTTCCGGCGCCGGCACCTCCACCATAACCATTGACGGCGTTACCTCGCTGTCGGGCGCGCGCCACCGGGTTCTGCCCGACCGCATCGAAACCGGCACCTATGCCATGGCCGTGGCCATGACCGGTGGCGATGTCCTGCTCGAAAACACATCTTCATCCTTGTTGGAGAACGCCCTTCTGGCGCTGCGCCGCACCGGGACCGAGATCACCCAGGAGGAGGGCGGCATTCGCGTCCGCCGCAATGGCGGCGACATATTGCCGGTCGATGTGACGACCGATCCCTTTCCAGGGTTTCCGACCGATCTCCAGGCCCAGTTCATGGCCTTGATGAGCCGCGCCAGCGGTGTGTCCCACATCACCGAGACCATCTTCGAAAACCGTTTCATGCATGTGCAGGAACTGGCGCGGCTGGGCGCCAATATCTCGCTTTCGGGACAGACCGCGACGGTGACCGGCGTGCCGACCTTGCGCGGAGCGCCGGTGATGGCGACCGATCTGCGCGCCTCAGTGTCGCTGGTCATCGCCGGCCTTGCCGCCGAGGGCGAAACCGTCGTCAACAGGGTCTATCATCTCGATCGCGGGTTTGAGCGGCTCGAGGAAAAGCTGACCAATTGCGGGGCCGTCGTCGAGCGTGTCAGCGAATAG
- the infA gene encoding translation initiation factor IF-1, giving the protein MAKEEVLEFPGVVTELLPNATFRVKLENEHEIIAHTAGRMRKNRIRVLAGDKVLVEMTPYDLTKGRITYRFK; this is encoded by the coding sequence ATGGCGAAAGAAGAAGTCCTAGAATTTCCGGGCGTGGTCACTGAACTGCTGCCGAACGCAACCTTTCGGGTCAAGCTCGAAAACGAGCACGAGATCATCGCCCACACTGCCGGACGCATGCGCAAGAACCGCATCCGGGTGCTGGCCGGCGACAAGGTACTGGTCGAGATGACGCCTTACGATCTGACGAAAGGCCGCATCACCTATCGCTTCAAATAG
- a CDS encoding Ldh family oxidoreductase, with product MTAETRTIDLPDLHRWVAEAFRSAGLGKKEAEIMSDCLTEADSRGASSHGVIRVPFLVARLRDGGARADASPQLLTEAPASAVVDGDAALGPISAHFAMTLATRKAAACGVGFVAVRNSDFIGTCAHSAMIALRHSMIGMTWTNGFPGMAPFSGAGAAIGNNPFGFAIPTGSGEPVVLDMAMSCVAGGRVRHAAKRGEDIPEGWIVDSEGRDTNDPNQLAAGGALLSLGHKGFGLAVIGEILCGVLAGAAILGEIPEWFRETDKPVGNGHVHLAIDIKRFVRPEDFVKRMNELATLLKQTPARDGHDEVLLPGERSVRCAAWHRRHGLDLPRQVADDLVTLAGRLGIAAPQFRSGATV from the coding sequence ATGACGGCAGAGACTCGCACCATTGACTTGCCTGATCTTCACCGCTGGGTCGCCGAAGCGTTTCGCTCTGCCGGCCTCGGAAAGAAAGAAGCCGAGATCATGTCCGATTGCCTGACCGAAGCGGATAGCCGCGGCGCGTCTTCGCATGGCGTGATCCGCGTTCCGTTTCTTGTCGCGCGGCTGCGCGACGGCGGTGCCCGTGCTGATGCCTCGCCACAGCTGCTGACCGAAGCCCCCGCCTCTGCCGTGGTCGATGGCGACGCCGCGCTTGGGCCAATCAGCGCCCATTTCGCGATGACACTGGCCACGCGCAAGGCGGCGGCTTGCGGGGTCGGCTTCGTCGCCGTGCGCAACAGCGATTTCATAGGCACCTGCGCGCATTCCGCGATGATCGCGCTGCGTCATTCGATGATCGGGATGACCTGGACCAATGGTTTTCCTGGCATGGCGCCCTTTTCCGGCGCTGGCGCAGCCATTGGCAACAACCCTTTCGGTTTTGCTATTCCCACTGGATCGGGCGAGCCGGTGGTCCTTGACATGGCGATGAGCTGCGTTGCCGGCGGCCGGGTGCGTCACGCTGCTAAACGCGGCGAGGATATACCCGAGGGCTGGATTGTAGATTCCGAAGGGCGCGATACAAACGACCCGAACCAGCTAGCCGCCGGGGGAGCGCTGCTGTCGCTGGGTCACAAGGGCTTCGGTCTTGCGGTGATTGGCGAGATCCTGTGTGGTGTACTGGCCGGTGCAGCAATCCTCGGAGAGATCCCGGAATGGTTCCGCGAAACGGATAAGCCCGTTGGCAACGGTCATGTGCACTTGGCCATCGATATCAAGCGGTTTGTCCGGCCCGAGGACTTTGTGAAGCGGATGAACGAACTCGCGACGCTACTGAAACAGACGCCTGCGCGGGACGGACATGACGAAGTCCTGTTGCCAGGCGAGCGTTCTGTCAGATGTGCGGCCTGGCATCGGCGCCACGGGCTGGACCTGCCGCGCCAGGTGGCAGACGATCTGGTGACGCTGGCTGGAAGACTCGGTATCGCAGCACCGCAATTCCGGTCGGGCGCCACGGTCTGA
- a CDS encoding low molecular weight phosphatase family protein, whose translation MADTGIDPAKAAPRSGPGAVLFVCGMNAIRSPMAEAIARSVLPAGTYVASAGVRPGERDPFVDTVLDEIGLDLGARQPQTLDELEDDYFDVIVTLAPEAHHRALEMTRGNAVEVIYWPTPDPTVATGTRERILDAYREVRDMLKQRITSGRGWSRGPAGG comes from the coding sequence ATGGCGGACACCGGCATCGATCCCGCCAAAGCCGCGCCCAGGTCGGGGCCCGGTGCGGTGCTGTTCGTCTGCGGCATGAACGCCATCCGGTCGCCCATGGCCGAGGCCATCGCCCGCTCGGTGCTGCCGGCGGGCACCTATGTGGCCTCCGCCGGGGTCCGTCCGGGCGAACGCGATCCCTTTGTCGACACGGTTCTGGATGAAATCGGGCTTGACCTTGGCGCGCGCCAGCCGCAAACATTGGACGAGCTTGAGGATGACTATTTCGATGTCATCGTCACCCTGGCGCCCGAGGCGCATCACCGGGCGCTGGAAATGACCCGCGGCAACGCCGTCGAGGTGATCTACTGGCCGACCCCCGACCCGACCGTGGCGACGGGAACCCGGGAGCGCATTCTTGATGCCTATCGCGAAGTTCGCGACATGCTCAAACAGCGCATCACCTCCGGCAGGGGCTGGTCACGCGGGCCTGCGGGCGGTTGA
- a CDS encoding pyridoxal phosphate-dependent aminotransferase translates to MNQLDSLSRRAIQAPESGIVTVVNHGRLKPGLIPLWAGEGDEITPEFISRPAADALLAGETFYTWQRGIPELRQALSDYHARHFGRILPLDSFCVTGSGMQAIKIAIEAVVNPGDEVIQITPAWPNFAAALGMSGGVPVAARLDYVDGRWNIDPDRIASVITPKTRALFINTPSNPTGWTATREDLVAILELARKHGLWIIADEIYTRFFYAGGRAPSFLDIMNDDDRIIFVNTFSKNWSMTGWRVGWIVAPPAIIQVLENSVQYQTSGVPQFMQKGALAALEHGDAYVEAQIAKARAAREMFCDALTGTNRVETQKPDGAFYAFFRIDGVTDTKTAAIDIVDRAGVGLAPGTAFGAGGSAFLRACFLRRLDHVEDAAGRLADYISAL, encoded by the coding sequence ATGAATCAGTTGGACAGCCTGAGCCGCCGCGCCATCCAAGCCCCTGAAAGCGGGATTGTCACCGTCGTCAATCACGGCCGCCTCAAGCCCGGCCTGATTCCGCTATGGGCCGGCGAGGGCGACGAGATCACGCCCGAATTCATCAGCCGCCCCGCCGCAGACGCGCTGCTGGCTGGGGAAACCTTCTACACCTGGCAACGCGGCATTCCCGAGCTCCGGCAGGCGCTGTCGGATTATCATGCCCGTCATTTCGGCCGCATCCTTCCGCTTGATAGCTTCTGCGTCACCGGCTCGGGCATGCAGGCAATCAAGATCGCCATCGAGGCGGTGGTCAATCCCGGCGATGAAGTGATCCAGATCACCCCCGCCTGGCCCAATTTTGCCGCCGCTCTGGGCATGTCCGGCGGCGTGCCGGTTGCGGCGCGGCTGGATTATGTGGATGGCCGCTGGAACATCGATCCGGACCGGATCGCCAGCGTGATCACGCCGAAAACCCGGGCGCTGTTCATCAACACGCCGTCCAATCCGACCGGCTGGACCGCAACACGGGAGGATCTGGTGGCGATTCTCGAGCTGGCGCGCAAGCACGGTCTCTGGATCATTGCCGACGAGATCTACACCCGGTTTTTCTATGCCGGCGGGCGGGCGCCGTCTTTTCTCGACATCATGAATGATGATGACCGGATCATCTTCGTCAACACGTTTTCCAAGAACTGGTCGATGACCGGCTGGCGGGTTGGCTGGATCGTGGCACCGCCCGCAATCATCCAGGTGCTCGAAAACAGCGTCCAGTACCAGACCTCCGGCGTTCCCCAGTTCATGCAAAAAGGCGCACTGGCAGCGCTTGAGCATGGCGATGCCTATGTCGAGGCGCAAATCGCCAAGGCGCGGGCGGCACGGGAGATGTTCTGCGATGCCCTGACCGGCACCAACCGGGTGGAGACCCAGAAACCGGACGGTGCCTTTTACGCGTTCTTCCGCATCGACGGGGTCACCGACACAAAAACGGCTGCCATCGACATCGTCGATCGCGCCGGGGTGGGGCTGGCGCCGGGGACAGCCTTTGGCGCGGGTGGGTCCGCCTTTCTGCGTGCCTGTTTCCTGCGCCGCCTCGATCACGTCGAGGACGCAGCGGGCCGCCTGGCAGACTATATTTCCGCGCTCTAG
- a CDS encoding crotonase/enoyl-CoA hydratase family protein, producing MSYACFTLEIADHIAHIRFNRPERANAMTLEFWKEFPEAIERISNDAEARVIVISSEGKHFSAGMDISVFMSGALDADGSNPHVSAEAFRYKIKALQRTFSCLEGARQPVLAAIQGGAIGAGVDLATACDCRYASEDAFFTVQETAIGMTADVGTFPRLLRLIPEGWARQMAYTAERLAAAKAGDIGLVNEVFETPEALLDGVMAIARKIAAHSPLAVSGCKKMANYARDHSTADALDYVSVWNAAMLRPDDIKEAYIARGEKRAAVFDNLKPLKD from the coding sequence ATGAGCTATGCCTGCTTCACGCTCGAGATTGCCGACCACATCGCCCATATCCGCTTCAACCGTCCGGAGCGGGCCAATGCCATGACTTTGGAATTCTGGAAGGAATTTCCGGAGGCGATCGAACGCATTTCCAACGATGCCGAGGCGCGCGTCATCGTGATCTCGTCAGAGGGCAAGCATTTCAGCGCAGGCATGGACATTTCGGTGTTCATGAGCGGCGCGCTGGATGCGGACGGATCCAACCCGCATGTGTCGGCGGAAGCCTTCCGGTACAAGATCAAGGCGTTGCAGCGGACCTTCTCCTGCCTCGAAGGCGCCCGCCAGCCGGTGCTTGCCGCCATTCAGGGCGGCGCCATCGGCGCCGGTGTCGATCTCGCCACCGCCTGCGATTGCCGCTACGCCTCCGAGGACGCATTCTTCACGGTGCAGGAAACGGCGATCGGCATGACCGCCGATGTCGGCACATTTCCACGGCTGCTGCGGCTGATACCCGAAGGCTGGGCGCGGCAGATGGCCTATACCGCCGAACGGCTTGCTGCCGCCAAGGCCGGGGACATCGGCCTGGTCAACGAGGTGTTCGAGACGCCTGAAGCGCTGCTTGACGGGGTGATGGCCATCGCCCGGAAGATTGCCGCCCACTCGCCGCTGGCGGTTTCCGGATGCAAGAAGATGGCCAATTATGCCCGCGATCACTCGACAGCCGATGCGCTCGACTATGTCTCGGTGTGGAACGCGGCGATGCTGCGCCCCGACGACATCAAGGAAGCCTATATCGCGCGGGGAGAAAAGCGCGCGGCCGTGTTCGACAATCTCAAGCCGCTCAAGGACTGA